One genomic window of Clostridioides sp. ES-S-0054-01 includes the following:
- a CDS encoding EAL domain-containing protein — protein MLSDAKNNRHGLSIIAVISILVITISCLIYGSRLNKTLGEETNQYLSEIANQSVNVLKKQINGDIRLLESISIFIEGEKSFEVDSILSILKREAVNSSFKRMGVILPNGTAYTTDGYIGDLSKRDYFLKSMQGEVVITGKLKDVIENDKNTNSDINVYSVPIYEDNEVKGVIFATHSTKLYEKILSVPTFNGKGYSYITNSNGDIVLNPSSKNANSTKENLFSYIDKSYVLSKSTLNDMKSNIKNFKSGSLSYNMSGSGYYLSYAPIGINGWYLFSEVPKTAISAKSYAIIKLTLSACVALIIIFTALTIYILFIQKESKEKLEDFAFKDNITGIGNSNKFNLEGGKFLSSHDKKNLVLIYFDVDKFKLVNDRFGYEEGDRVLKEIADIIKNIFKEQSVFSRISNDNFAIIFEKKKDGESIIEICELIRKRLSMIKTSLGVELNLIPSIGVYFVEDEETNISTCLDKAMIAKTAVKRKYLKVYEIYAENLKEILIEERDIEQEMHDALKNKQFEVYLQPKIELSTTKIVGAEALVRWQHPKKGLISPGVFIPIFEKNGFITELDMFVFTQVCKNIKRWENENLPIFPISINLSRVHLENPGFISELKNITKKYGIEPNLIEIELTESAIFDNTKILFKIMHTLKTVGFRISMDDFGSGYSSLNMLKDMPIDVLKLDRQFFITVGDTKKSQIVVSSIVQMAKQLDIKVVSEGVETLDQAEFLRFIGCDMAQGFLFARPMPIGEYEKLILDRYSVKGKEIN, from the coding sequence ATGTTAAGTGATGCAAAAAATAATAGGCATGGTTTGTCCATAATTGCTGTCATAAGTATCTTAGTAATTACAATTTCCTGTTTGATTTATGGTTCAAGGTTGAATAAGACATTAGGTGAAGAAACGAATCAATATCTTTCAGAAATAGCAAATCAAAGCGTAAATGTATTAAAAAAACAAATTAATGGAGATATAAGGTTACTAGAGTCAATTTCAATATTTATTGAAGGAGAAAAGTCTTTTGAGGTAGATAGTATCCTTTCTATACTGAAAAGAGAAGCTGTTAATAGTTCATTCAAAAGAATGGGAGTTATTTTACCAAATGGTACAGCATACACCACAGATGGTTATATAGGAGACTTATCTAAAAGAGACTATTTCTTAAAATCAATGCAAGGAGAAGTGGTTATAACAGGAAAGTTAAAAGATGTAATAGAAAATGATAAAAATACCAATAGTGATATTAATGTGTATTCTGTACCAATTTATGAAGATAATGAGGTTAAAGGAGTTATATTTGCTACACATAGCACAAAGCTGTATGAAAAAATACTTTCTGTACCTACATTTAATGGAAAAGGATATTCTTATATAACTAATAGTAATGGTGATATTGTTTTAAATCCAAGTAGTAAAAACGCCAATTCTACTAAAGAAAATTTATTTTCTTACATTGACAAAAGTTATGTACTATCAAAATCTACCCTTAATGATATGAAGTCAAATATAAAAAACTTTAAATCAGGTTCATTAAGTTATAATATGTCTGGAAGTGGATATTATTTAAGTTATGCCCCAATAGGAATCAATGGTTGGTATCTTTTTTCTGAAGTTCCTAAAACTGCTATATCTGCAAAATCATATGCTATTATAAAGCTTACATTATCAGCATGTGTAGCCTTGATTATAATATTTACGGCATTAACAATTTATATATTATTTATACAAAAAGAGAGTAAGGAAAAATTAGAAGACTTTGCTTTTAAGGATAACATTACAGGTATTGGCAATTCAAATAAATTTAATCTTGAAGGAGGAAAGTTTTTATCCTCTCATGACAAAAAAAATCTAGTTTTAATTTATTTCGATGTAGATAAGTTTAAGCTAGTAAATGATAGGTTTGGGTATGAAGAAGGAGATAGAGTATTAAAAGAAATAGCAGATATAATTAAGAATATATTTAAAGAGCAATCTGTATTTTCAAGAATTTCAAATGACAATTTTGCTATAATATTTGAAAAGAAAAAGGATGGGGAGTCAATTATAGAAATATGTGAACTTATACGTAAGAGGTTGTCAATGATAAAAACAAGTTTGGGAGTAGAACTCAATTTAATTCCATCTATAGGTGTATATTTTGTTGAAGATGAAGAAACAAATATTTCTACTTGTCTTGATAAAGCCATGATTGCAAAAACTGCAGTAAAAAGAAAATATTTAAAAGTTTATGAGATTTATGCCGAAAATTTAAAAGAAATTCTCATAGAAGAACGTGATATTGAACAAGAAATGCATGATGCTTTAAAAAATAAGCAATTTGAAGTTTACTTACAACCTAAAATTGAGTTGTCAACTACTAAAATTGTAGGTGCTGAAGCCCTTGTACGTTGGCAACATCCTAAAAAGGGATTAATAAGTCCAGGTGTATTTATTCCCATTTTTGAGAAAAATGGTTTTATAACAGAATTAGATATGTTTGTATTTACTCAAGTTTGTAAAAATATCAAACGTTGGGAGAATGAAAACTTACCTATATTTCCTATATCAATAAATTTATCAAGAGTACATCTTGAGAATCCAGGTTTTATATCTGAGCTTAAAAACATAACAAAAAAATATGGAATTGAACCAAATTTAATTGAGATTGAATTGACAGAAAGTGCAATTTTTGATAACACAAAAATATTATTTAAAATAATGCATACTTTGAAAACTGTTGGATTTAGAATTTCTATGGATGATTTTGGTTCAGGTTACTCTTCTTTAAATATGCTTAAAGATATGCCAATTGATGTATTAAAATTGGATAGACAATTCTTTATAACAGTTGGAGATACAAAGAAGAGCCAAATTGTAGTTTCAAGTATTGTTCAAATGGCAAAGCAACTTGATATAAAAGTTGTTTCAGAAGGGGTTGAAACCTTAGATCAAGCAGAGTTTTTAAGATTTATAGGTTGTGATATGGCTCAAGGATTTTTATTTGCTAGACCAATGCCAATAGGAGAATATGAAAAATTAATATTAGATAGATATAGTGTAAAAGGAAAAGAAATAAATTAA
- a CDS encoding UDP-N-acetylmuramoyl-L-alanyl-D-glutamate--2,6-diaminopimelate ligase, whose amino-acid sequence MKLNDIIQGLDIINVKGELNIDINNVQYDSRKVTEGTLFICIKGFVSDGHKYIKDAIEKGARAFIIEEDVEIKGYTFIKVKDTRKDMAKIADNFYNHPSQKFNVIGVTGTNGKTSITTILNEILTLNKNKVGLIGTIKIFDGKKDIVSNSTTPESIDLQYHFNNMLDNGCDYCAMEVSSHSLALNRVDETDFKLGIFTNLTPDHLDFHEDLEDYRKAKEKLFFKTTMANIINIDDEGGKKIYENIKDINVPCYTYGVDTKADFMARDIKSDSDGVSYRLITPSYEEVIFIPVPGMFTVYNTLAVIAACYVLGIPKPVYKEGLRLSNGVSGRFETVPNDKGISVIVDYAHTPDALENVLKTTQQFAEGKIISVFGCGGDRDTEKRPLMGAIGQKYSDLCIITSDNPRTEEPEAIIKDILEGIDKKKENYHIVVDRKQAIAKAIGMAKKDDVVIITGKGHENYQIIGKVKHHFDDKEVAGEYLSKM is encoded by the coding sequence ATGAAACTAAATGATATTATACAGGGGTTGGATATAATCAATGTCAAAGGTGAATTAAATATAGATATTAATAATGTACAATATGATTCAAGAAAGGTCACAGAAGGTACATTATTTATATGTATAAAAGGATTTGTATCAGATGGTCATAAGTATATAAAAGATGCCATAGAAAAGGGAGCAAGAGCCTTTATTATTGAAGAAGATGTAGAAATAAAAGGATATACATTTATAAAGGTAAAAGATACAAGAAAAGATATGGCAAAAATAGCTGATAATTTTTACAATCATCCATCTCAGAAATTTAATGTTATAGGAGTTACAGGTACTAACGGAAAAACCAGTATAACTACTATACTAAATGAGATATTAACTTTAAATAAAAATAAAGTTGGTCTTATAGGGACTATAAAAATTTTTGATGGAAAAAAAGACATTGTTTCTAATTCAACAACTCCAGAAAGTATAGATTTACAATATCATTTTAATAATATGTTGGATAATGGATGTGACTACTGTGCAATGGAAGTTTCATCACACTCATTGGCATTAAATAGAGTTGATGAAACAGACTTTAAGCTAGGCATATTTACGAATTTAACACCAGACCATTTAGACTTTCATGAAGATTTAGAGGATTATAGAAAAGCCAAAGAAAAATTATTTTTTAAGACTACTATGGCAAATATAATAAACATAGATGATGAAGGTGGAAAAAAGATATACGAAAATATAAAAGATATAAATGTACCTTGTTACACTTATGGTGTTGATACTAAAGCTGATTTTATGGCTAGAGATATAAAATCAGATTCAGATGGAGTATCTTATAGATTGATAACGCCTTCGTATGAAGAAGTTATATTTATACCAGTTCCAGGAATGTTTACAGTATATAATACTTTAGCAGTTATAGCTGCTTGTTATGTACTTGGCATACCTAAGCCAGTATATAAAGAAGGTCTTAGACTTTCTAATGGAGTATCAGGAAGATTTGAAACAGTTCCAAATGATAAAGGTATAAGTGTAATTGTAGACTATGCTCATACTCCTGATGCACTTGAAAATGTACTAAAGACAACTCAACAATTTGCAGAAGGAAAAATAATTTCTGTATTTGGATGTGGTGGAGATAGAGATACTGAAAAGAGACCTTTGATGGGAGCAATTGGACAAAAATATTCTGATTTATGTATTATAACTTCTGATAATCCAAGAACCGAAGAGCCAGAAGCAATAATAAAAGATATACTTGAAGGAATTGATAAGAAAAAAGAAAATTATCATATTGTTGTTGATAGAAAACAGGCTATAGCAAAAGCTATAGGTATGGCAAAAAAAGATGATGTTGTGATTATAACAGGCAAGGGACATGAAAATTATCAAATTATAGGTAAAGTTAAGCATCATTTTGATGATAAAGAGGTTGCAGGTGAATATTTAAGTAAAATGTAA
- a CDS encoding AraC family transcriptional regulator, which translates to MDNKIGYLNDNFKIFNIRDKKDIKFEYHNHDFNKIIIFINGNVTYFVEGIPYKLKPWDILFISNNEIHKPVIDSNVFYERIAIWISPEFMKKNSDTTSDLEKCFKIATENKCNRLRLNIHDIESIKTFIEQINISESNTEFGNEILRNALFIQLMIFLNRIFLKNENIESTEDVFYDETIKKVLNYINSNIDNKLSIDSISSEFFISKYYLMRKFKSHTGTSIHNYIVQKRLILAKSLIINGHLMSEVCSKCGFNDYSSFVRAFKKYYGVSPKNYINNKNPLDVTLLDE; encoded by the coding sequence ATGGATAATAAAATCGGGTACTTAAATGATAACTTTAAAATATTTAATATTAGAGATAAAAAAGATATAAAATTTGAATACCATAATCACGATTTTAATAAGATAATTATATTTATAAATGGAAATGTAACTTATTTTGTTGAAGGTATTCCTTATAAACTAAAACCATGGGATATACTTTTTATCAGCAATAATGAAATCCATAAACCAGTTATAGATTCAAATGTATTTTATGAAAGAATTGCAATATGGATTAGCCCAGAATTTATGAAAAAAAATAGTGATACTACTAGTGATTTAGAAAAATGTTTTAAAATAGCTACAGAAAATAAATGTAATAGATTGCGTTTAAATATACATGATATTGAATCCATTAAGACTTTTATTGAACAAATAAATATTTCTGAATCCAATACTGAATTTGGAAATGAAATATTGAGAAATGCATTATTTATACAACTTATGATATTCTTAAACAGAATTTTCCTAAAAAATGAAAATATAGAATCAACAGAAGATGTTTTTTATGATGAGACTATTAAGAAAGTATTAAACTATATAAATTCAAATATAGATAATAAACTTTCAATAGATAGTATATCTTCAGAATTTTTTATAAGCAAATACTATCTTATGAGAAAATTTAAATCTCATACTGGAACATCCATACACAATTATATAGTGCAAAAAAGATTAATTTTGGCAAAATCACTAATAATTAATGGTCATCTTATGAGTGAAGTTTGTAGTAAATGCGGATTCAACGATTATTCTAGTTTTGTAAGGGCATTTAAAAAATACTATGGTGTATCTCCTAAAAATTATATAAACAATAAAAATCCTTTAGATGTTACTCTTTTAGATGAATAA
- a CDS encoding PTS transporter subunit EIIC, whose protein sequence is MKKIFGVLQKVGKSLMLPVALLPAAGILLGVSNALAGDALLAHFPALANPTFQLIISIMESSGQIIFNNLPLIFAVGVAVGLTEGEGVAALAAIVGFLILNTSMGVMAGVTENMIDNSMYASIVGIPTIQTGVFGGIIIGIVAAYLYKKFYKIELPQYLGFFAGKRFVPIVTSLASIAIGIILAFVWPPIQEGLLSFSKNVIEANQTLAAFMEGSLERLLIPFGLHHVFHNPFWYQFGEYVNKAGELVMGDQKIFFAQLKDGVNFTAGTFMAGAFPFMMFGLPAAALAMVHEAKPEKKKFVAGIMASAALTSFLTGITEPIEFAFLFVAPALFAVHCLFSGLSYAVMQLLGVKIGFTFSGGLIDFLLFGVLPNRTPWYLAILVGLGFAVLYYSVFRFMIRRFNLKTPGREDESETNIEAIEMSKNELASKILIALGNKENLKSLDACITRLRLVVNDIDKVDKEKLKSLGAAGVMVIGNNVQAIFGPKSDAIKSDIKDIIEGKTKVENTANKNIDKNKMKKNNTEVDKIVDTLLEEEIYSLTNGEILDIEEVPDSVFSSKLMGDGFAIKSSDGLIYSPVDGTIGVIFPTKHAIIIKSNKSGVEILIHLGIETVNLEGNGFEVFVNVGDEVKAGEKLVKMDLEYIEKNGLSTISPVVFTNLEQNQKLNIKKGITTAKEENRVSILRDDIEKIG, encoded by the coding sequence ATGAAAAAAATATTTGGTGTTTTACAAAAGGTAGGAAAATCTCTAATGCTACCAGTTGCATTACTTCCAGCAGCAGGTATATTGCTTGGTGTGAGTAATGCTTTAGCAGGAGACGCGTTGTTGGCTCATTTTCCAGCTTTGGCGAATCCTACATTTCAACTTATAATAAGTATAATGGAAAGTTCAGGTCAAATTATATTTAATAACTTACCACTTATATTTGCAGTTGGGGTAGCTGTTGGTTTGACTGAAGGAGAAGGTGTTGCAGCATTGGCAGCCATAGTAGGTTTTTTAATTCTTAATACATCTATGGGTGTCATGGCGGGTGTTACAGAAAATATGATAGATAATTCTATGTATGCAAGTATTGTTGGAATACCAACAATTCAAACAGGAGTATTTGGTGGTATTATTATAGGGATAGTGGCTGCTTATCTTTACAAAAAGTTTTATAAAATTGAATTACCTCAGTACTTAGGTTTTTTTGCAGGTAAAAGATTTGTGCCAATCGTTACTTCATTAGCTTCTATAGCAATAGGAATTATATTAGCTTTTGTTTGGCCACCAATACAAGAGGGATTACTTAGTTTTTCAAAAAATGTTATAGAAGCAAATCAAACACTAGCAGCATTTATGGAAGGTTCTTTAGAAAGACTATTAATACCATTTGGTTTACATCATGTTTTCCATAATCCATTTTGGTATCAATTTGGAGAATATGTAAATAAAGCTGGTGAGCTTGTAATGGGTGACCAAAAGATATTCTTTGCTCAACTTAAAGATGGAGTAAATTTCACAGCAGGTACTTTTATGGCAGGAGCATTTCCATTTATGATGTTTGGACTTCCAGCAGCAGCTCTTGCTATGGTGCATGAAGCAAAACCAGAAAAGAAAAAATTTGTAGCAGGAATAATGGCATCAGCAGCATTGACTTCTTTTTTAACAGGAATAACTGAACCAATAGAATTTGCATTTTTATTTGTTGCACCAGCATTATTTGCAGTACATTGTCTATTTTCAGGTTTATCATATGCAGTTATGCAACTATTAGGTGTTAAAATTGGTTTTACATTCTCAGGAGGATTAATAGACTTCTTGTTATTTGGTGTTCTTCCTAATAGAACTCCATGGTACTTAGCTATTTTAGTAGGTCTTGGATTTGCAGTATTATACTATAGTGTATTTAGATTTATGATAAGAAGGTTTAACTTAAAGACACCAGGAAGAGAAGATGAGTCAGAAACTAATATTGAGGCTATTGAGATGTCTAAAAATGAGTTAGCATCAAAGATTTTAATTGCTTTAGGAAATAAAGAAAATCTAAAGAGTCTAGATGCTTGTATAACAAGACTTAGATTGGTTGTAAATGATATAGATAAAGTAGATAAAGAAAAATTAAAATCACTTGGAGCAGCAGGTGTTATGGTTATTGGGAACAATGTTCAAGCTATATTTGGACCAAAATCGGATGCAATAAAGTCTGATATAAAAGATATAATAGAGGGAAAAACAAAGGTTGAAAATACTGCTAATAAAAATATTGATAAAAATAAAATGAAAAAAAATAATACAGAGGTTGACAAGATAGTAGATACTTTATTAGAAGAAGAGATTTATTCACTAACAAATGGAGAGATATTAGATATAGAAGAAGTGCCAGACTCTGTATTTTCAAGCAAATTGATGGGTGATGGCTTTGCAATTAAATCTAGTGATGGATTAATCTATTCACCAGTTGATGGAACTATTGGAGTTATATTTCCAACCAAACATGCAATAATAATAAAATCTAACAAAAGTGGAGTAGAAATACTTATACACTTAGGTATAGAAACTGTAAACTTAGAAGGAAATGGATTTGAAGTATTCGTGAATGTAGGAGATGAAGTCAAAGCAGGAGAAAAGTTAGTTAAAATGGACTTAGAGTATATTGAGAAAAATGGTCTATCAACTATAAGTCCTGTAGTATTTACGAATTTAGAGCAAAATCAGAAATTAAATATTAAAAAAGGAATAACTACAGCAAAAGAGGAAAATCGAGTGAGTATATTAAGAGATGATATTGAAAAAATAGGATAG
- a CDS encoding PRD domain-containing protein, whose product MIIQQIYNNNVVLVLDENIKKELILTGCGIGFQKKKGQEIDESKIERTFVIQDESFVDKIGKLASQVDEKFFEISTDIIAYAENILNTELYEYIYVALTDHIAFAIKRYNENITIKNDLLHEIKRIHKKEYEIGKWAVDYINREFNVEFPLDEAGFIAMHIVNSNYKGSSKESLLITKIVKDILNIIRYYYRVEFKEDDINYDRLLTHLKFFANRLVKREEINDTNNEIVDIIKVKYEKDYNCAYKIKTHVENNYDYYVSQDELLYLTLHIKRVISVLNL is encoded by the coding sequence ATGATTATTCAACAAATTTATAATAATAATGTTGTATTAGTTCTAGATGAAAATATAAAAAAAGAATTAATACTAACAGGATGTGGAATTGGGTTTCAAAAAAAGAAAGGTCAAGAAATAGACGAAAGTAAAATTGAAAGAACTTTTGTAATACAAGATGAAAGTTTTGTAGATAAAATTGGAAAACTAGCAAGCCAGGTTGATGAGAAGTTTTTTGAGATTAGCACAGATATAATTGCTTATGCAGAAAACATTTTGAATACTGAACTTTATGAATATATTTATGTGGCACTTACTGACCATATTGCATTTGCAATTAAAAGGTATAATGAAAATATAACTATAAAGAATGATTTACTACATGAGATAAAAAGGATTCATAAAAAAGAATACGAGATTGGTAAATGGGCTGTAGACTATATAAATAGAGAATTTAATGTGGAATTTCCATTAGATGAAGCTGGTTTTATAGCAATGCATATAGTAAACTCAAATTATAAAGGAAGTTCAAAAGAATCACTGTTAATTACTAAAATTGTAAAAGACATACTCAATATTATAAGATACTACTATAGAGTTGAATTTAAAGAAGATGATATAAATTATGATAGGCTTCTTACTCATTTAAAATTTTTTGCAAATCGATTAGTAAAAAGAGAGGAAATCAATGATACAAATAATGAAATTGTAGATATAATCAAAGTAAAGTATGAAAAAGATTATAATTGTGCATATAAAATAAAAACTCATGTAGAAAATAATTATGATTACTATGTAAGTCAAGATGAACTACTTTATTTAACATTACATATCAAAAGAGTTATATCTGTATTAAATTTATAA